Proteins encoded by one window of Cyanobium sp. NS01:
- a CDS encoding PPC domain-containing DNA-binding protein: protein MKVVPLRLQPGADLRRALQTWMAEQDAQACCVISAVGSLSVARVRFAGASEATVIQGELEILSLSGTLSPDGAHLHIAVADSNGAVIGGHLCAGSLVRTTAELLLGLLPDWQFSRELDPATGYSELRISPRAPS from the coding sequence ATGAAGGTGGTGCCGTTGCGCCTGCAGCCGGGCGCTGACCTGCGCCGGGCGCTGCAGACCTGGATGGCCGAACAAGACGCACAGGCCTGCTGCGTGATCAGCGCCGTGGGCAGCCTGTCAGTCGCCCGGGTGCGCTTCGCGGGAGCCTCTGAAGCCACCGTGATCCAGGGCGAGCTGGAGATCCTCAGCCTCTCCGGCACCCTCTCGCCCGATGGCGCCCATCTGCACATCGCTGTTGCCGACAGCAACGGCGCCGTGATCGGTGGGCACCTCTGCGCCGGCTCGCTGGTGCGCACCACCGCCGAGCTGCTGCTGGGCCTGCTGCCGGACTGGCAGTTCAGCCGGGAGCTCGACCCGGCCACCGGCTACTCCGAGCTGCGGATCAGTCCTCGGGCTCCGAGCTGA
- a CDS encoding GNAT family N-acetyltransferase, producing the protein MARQSHGHTCAALTSSRSPLQIRPYEAADWPGVWALLEPVFGAGETFPNDPDISETEAQVAWVEQSQAVMVAVDATGALVGTYYLRPNSLALGAHVANAGYVVAEHCRRQGVGSRLCKHSLQTARRLGFRAMQYNLVVSTNSAGIGCWQRNGFQLVGTLPGAFRHKQLGYVDALVMVQELVEGPTP; encoded by the coding sequence TTGGCGAGACAATCACATGGTCACACCTGCGCTGCTCTGACCTCCTCCCGATCGCCCCTGCAGATCCGCCCCTATGAGGCGGCCGACTGGCCGGGGGTGTGGGCGCTGCTGGAGCCGGTGTTCGGCGCCGGTGAAACCTTCCCCAACGACCCAGACATCAGCGAGACCGAGGCTCAGGTGGCGTGGGTGGAGCAGAGCCAGGCGGTGATGGTGGCCGTGGATGCGACCGGTGCCCTTGTGGGCACGTACTACCTCAGGCCCAACTCCCTGGCTCTCGGTGCCCATGTGGCCAACGCGGGCTATGTGGTGGCCGAGCACTGCCGGCGCCAGGGTGTGGGCAGCCGCCTCTGTAAGCACTCCCTGCAGACGGCGCGGCGGCTGGGGTTCCGGGCGATGCAGTACAACCTGGTGGTGAGCACCAACAGCGCCGGCATCGGTTGCTGGCAGCGCAACGGCTTTCAGCTGGTGGGAACCCTGCCGGGGGCGTTCCGCCACAAGCAGTTGGGTTACGTCGATGCCTTGGTGATGGTCCAGGAGCTTGTGGAGGGGCCAACCCCATGA
- a CDS encoding excalibur calcium-binding domain-containing protein, translated as MIPDGTTPGGRRYSCKEIGSYARAQELLRQGHTYLDGNDDGQACEALR; from the coding sequence GTGATCCCCGATGGCACAACCCCTGGCGGCCGCCGCTACAGCTGCAAGGAGATCGGCTCCTATGCCCGTGCTCAGGAGCTGCTGCGCCAGGGGCACACCTATCTCGATGGCAACGACGATGGACAAGCCTGTGAAGCGTTGCGCTGA